CGtggaatttaattttttttgctttttttttgcaaaactatTTATTCTGGTTTGTGTTACTAACCAGGATAAAGGGGGGCCtatcccgcgcctggcgtggcaacccctttagtcccagttttgttttacaaaccgggactaaaggttgtttttagtcccggttgaggcacccgggacaaaagacacccccttttgtctcaaTTGCTTTATGCCGGATTGGTTTCCAGGAGAATTTACGCCTTCCCAACCAGACTGTTAATCAGTTTTCTACCACTGAATGGAGGGAGGATACGgtgggaggaagagagaggggagagagaggagagatgggCCCAATACATGGTCCCCACATGTCGATCGGGTCCTTTTCCTAGCATAGTATAAACAACATATCAAGCAGGTGGTTTAACTGGAGATAGATGATTTGTGACTCATATGGTACAATCAGCAAGTTTTATTTGGATCTGATTGTTCATTTTGCTACTTCGGGACAGGGATGACATAACATTACAATTTTGAGGACCGATAGTATGTTTTACTCTTTTAATAAGTAATATTTCTTTGGTGGAGATATGATATGCAGTATGGTTAACTTATCATTTCAGACTTCGGGAGATTATATGGAGCGGTACACTATGCATGACCTGGTGCATGATCTGGCAACATTAATCATGGGTGATGAGTTAATTGTTTCTAATGTTGCATCGAAGAATAATAAAGCATATAGCCAGAAATATTGTCGCTATGCATCGGTTACCAAATATGACCAGGCAACAAGGTTATCCAATGTTTTACCCTCAAAGGTGAGGGCACTTCATTTCTCAGATAGCGTCAAGCTGGATCTCTCTTATGGGGCATTTTTGTTTGCAAAGTGCTTGTGTATTTTGGATTTTAGTGGATGCTCTGGTATACTATTGCCAGCCTCTATTGGGCAACTGAAGCAGCTGAAGTACCTTGCTGCTCCACGAATGCAAAATGTTGTTCTCCCAGAGTTTATGACTGAGCTATCAAAACTGCAGTACCTGAACCTGAATGGATCTTCTCACATTTCCACACTACCAGAATCAATGGGCAAGCTCTGGTGTCTGAAATATCTGGGTTTGTCAGATTGTTCTGGCATATCAAAATTGCCGGTATCATTTGGTGATTTAAAATGTATGATGCATCTTGACATGTCAAGTTGTTCTGGGATAAGAGAACTGCCAAATTCACTTGGTAATCTCACaaatttgcatatcttgatttaTCTGAATGTTCTGGTGTCAAGAAAATACCTGAATCTTTGTGTGGCCTCACACATCTCCAATATTTGAACTTATCATCTTGTCGTTATATCACACGGCTGTTGCCTTCAAATCCCGGCACCCGTCACCGGAGAAGATGAACAGCACCCCTTGGAACCTAGAACACAGACAAAACACTCAAGAATGCTAATGAACGCTCATGAACATGAGTAACACAGCTCAGTTTTGGTGCCAGACGAACCGACGTTTTCTGGACTCCATCGCTCAATATAAAGATCCGAAATACAAGTAGATTGTGGCCCAAACACACCACGACGCTGCGATCCCCTCGCCTCCGCATGAAACACGCCATCCCACGTTTCAGAGACTTGGCCATCACCCCACCTAGTCCTACGACTCTGCTGAAAGAAAGGAGAGCCGGTGCATGAACACATGCATCAACAGCCTGTACAGACGCTCAAAGAATTGAGTTCCTTTATTCTAGCTAACTAACAATGACCGAGCTTGTATTACCCAACAATCTCCCCCTAAGACATGCTCGGTCTTCACCTCAACCTGACAACTCCGATTTTGTCACGAAGCTCACAGAACCGTGCTCGCCCCAATGACTTTGTCAGAATGTCAGCTAGCTGCTCCTGAGTGCTCACATGTTCCAGGCTGATTCTCCCATCTTCCACACACTCTCTGATGAAATGGAATTTGGTGTCTATGTGCTTGCTCCTGTCATGCAGCACTGGATTTTTGCTCAAGGCAATTGCTGATTGATTATCCATCTTCAAAATTGGCTGCTGAACATTCTCCCCTGCAATGTCACTCAGCAGCCTCCTGAGCCACACGGCTTGGCATGCCCCAGCTGCCCCTGCCATGTACTCGGCTTCACATGTGGATAGAGCCACTGTCTTCTGTTTTTGAGAACTCCATGAGATTACCATCTCTCCCAAGAAGAAGATTACCCCTGCAGTACTTTTCCTCTCATCCACATCTCCCCCCAAATCACTGTCAGAGTAACCAATGAGTCTGTTGTCTCCTTTTGTAAGCTTTGGATAAACAAGCCCATAATCAATAGTGCCTGCAATATAACGCAGTAGGTGCTTGACAGCTGCAAGGTGTTCCTGTCTTGGCTTCTCCATGAACCTACTGACATACCCCACAGCGAAAGAAATGTCTGATCGTGTATGAACCAGATACCTCAAACTCCCAACCAAACTGCGGTACATTGTTGCATCCACTTCCTCTGAAGTGCTTTTGCTGGACAACTGCAATCTGACCTCCATTGGTGTACTACAAGGATTGCAATTCACCATTCCTGCCTTCTCAAGCAGCTTCTTTGCATATGCAGGTTGTCCCAGAGTTATACACTTGTTCCCCTGCTTGACTTCAATCCCCAGATAAAAAGACAAGAAGCCAAGGTCACTCATCCTGAAAGTCTGCCTCATCTCCTCCTTGAATGTCTCTACTACTGCTGAATTGGCACCAGTAATAATAAGATCATCCACATAGACTCCAACCACTACTCTAGCCTCTCCAGCACCCCTGGTGTACATTCCATGCTCACTTGCACAccttgtgttggcgctagaaatcggtcaaccgaatcccagcgtccgacacacgacccgggagaatctgcttagctcctgttcgggtgaatgccctggtgcggttcgcgcggcgtgccagccaatctgtcctgttgattggcaaggaagaatatgtgtcaggtccagaaatcacaatcggctaagtttccgatcttgagagagcttatcagcgaatcggtcgatttactgtaataaagaaatcggctataaggcagcctgatctctgtagccttgtagacagggaaTTACTAAAGTAAtagatacaaagctatgataacagcactaggaacagatctaatcggcaatagataaATTTAATAACAGAAGGTAAAtgaagccgaaactaccgattcctagctggataactggtgataaaactagaacaacaggcaaaaaccctatgattctagtaaatattgataactagtgaataaatctaaatgaaacaacagcgatacgcccgaagttaaagcttagatattactcgataagcggaacttacagaatcggccggagatcaagatgatgcagccctgccaacccacacgaactcgtgaaaaagaggaaagtaatggcgaagtcgcctgcttgaaagtaagtacgaggaaaaagtagcttgttgtattgattggttgatgattacagatttacaaaggtagctatttatagccccgtacagataacttcttaaccgactagaattttatccctaattcaaacagaaaacgaatatctacaagcacgattcgtgctaggttggttactccacgcttcatgggctgacctcctcctcatcctcttattcctttccaagcccatacaggcccaattaacccatcctcctaacCGGCCGATTCCTTACCgacaaaaggcaaccgattgggactccGGCGCATTCGGCCCGaggcgagacagaagtcatcggccgatctcgtactgtagcaccattcgaccgattcccaactgtgcctctctgattccctctcttcttggcgccgattactagtgacgaaatctggcgtcaacacatgccccccagtttcggagtaaaacatagtcttttacttcgaaattctttataacctcccctccgaaacggccgcaatgaaaatatccttccgtttcgcggtcttccagctgatcattgcaatcttttcaaaacgggcgcccacgacagccactactcccgaaaaactcgaaacgccggcgcggtgaaaattccgtttttaccccccttcaggcatcctttaaatagcacttcaccccgcacttcatcttcaagctcacgtctcttttcccagcacacgcgccttcttcttccttcagcatctttcccttgccgccgaagcttcctagcaccacctcctgttactttttcctcttctcctccaatggcggctccttccggcagctctcccgcgcGCGATGTCCCAGAAGTAGCACCTTCGGCGGTGGTGACGACAGTCGTTGCTCCAtccacagaagaaggagcttcatcggagatcccaatagcgatccccatcgcggccccatcgtccgcatctgcaccggcaACCACGtcgatcactcagaacttcatcccagaggtaaataccgaatccttcttctatcggcaatacATTTACCTTAGAtatgtttcttacttttctacactcccctttccttttttaggtagttaggcatcgaattaccattcaccttacaggaaatcccggccttgtttgtctcggacctatgggaaacccagatccaatagatcttatcaatttggaaacccacaggatacccttcaaactgtctgatatggacttagatcaatggctgggtacttttaggtcctggctgaatgaaaccccaggttggagggagtggtaccaacgggtagccgcatcaaagagcgtctcatgggaagagctcaaaatcggccagtgcatcaacctatccttatcccagatggagaaaaatgagccgttagtgatggcggcttcttatttttggtctgatgcacttaatgccttcttatttgggcacggtcctatgaccccaacactagccgatgtggtcctgttgaccggccttgacatatcttccccggacacaccctaccaccttctagccgcaacgtcacatcggctggacacaaggggaatcggcgggtggaagggatttatcagaagtaataagaggaccgggactgttgagaatagagagcacacggccttcttgatgatgtggttagaaaaacatttcttttgcggaagagccgccggcccgtcaACCAATACCTAGGCTTTAGCTGAAGcgctgtccagaggaaaccatgtccctcttgggaaacatctgctaggggccacgtaccacatgctccaccaaatcggcatcagactatccaagggagagccgatcggcaatccaggcggaccctggtggttcatcaacttgtggctgaacctttatatgagcaagatcactcagcagcaggtggaccgcatgatgttccccaacatcgaatcggcagaagaccctaccgaacgtcgccgatgcatgtcctttggtgaagcggcatcagctttcccaggttgcatgtattctgctacaaaggtagccgagtactttcgatgcttctataatggctttaatgaagatgcaaccatttggtttccttatcagcgtgatgacccggtctttgaactcccaacttgCTTTGATTCGACTaccggccgatttgatgaagaactCTATGAtaagttaatcaagccaggactcctgCCGGCCaactttttctcggggaaggatgcccctacgtatgaattctacaacccctccgttgcagcacgtcagttcggcatgggtcagctgccgattcaagtgtattttgctggccgaatcaagtttagagatgagctcacctctggtctggattacagtcgattacgagaccgaattccggactccagtaccattgacctgaacgactggctagtagctccctttgctgtccagccgttcaaactctggtgggccgattggaagcaatttctcttctgcaattcggcatcggcatactgcaacctcctggacccagccaacatcgacccgaacgccgaggtactttacttagccgatttttattcctcttaacgtgactgagcactaatgattttactatttctttttaggccgagaatcgaactcctccaacacacagccgtagcggacggctaatagagagtcatccatacaccacttatcctcttatcggctatgatgctccgtccgtagACGTGATTGCTGGTCGATCGAAACAAGTCCAGAAGAGGACCACCAAAAAAACCAGTCGTCAAGTCCGAGCTcatatagaatcggcggatcctcctgtgctcgtatcggcagagactccggccgcaCCACCCTCTCAGGTCATCCAAGATGTCGATACCCAAGCTGTcgcgcaagctggggcagctgccgcgtcattgttattggaggccgttcaggtaaacccAAGTTTTATTCCTTCcgattgttgttctgatattaacccttcttatctttagactgcacagagcactcctatggaaatacaacaatcggcagcaacccaaccGGCCATCGGCGcacccccgcttccatccattgaggtatagtactA
The Setaria italica strain Yugu1 unplaced genomic scaffold, Setaria_italica_v2.0 scaffold_34, whole genome shotgun sequence DNA segment above includes these coding regions:
- the LOC111256086 gene encoding disease resistance protein RGA2-like, coding for MSFLQVSKLPKTSGDYMERYTMHDLVHDLATLIMGDELIVSNVASKNNKAYSQKYCRYASVTKYDQATRLSNVLPSKVRALHFSDSVKLDLSYGAFLFAKCLCILDFSGCSGILLPASIGQLKQLKYLAAPRMQNVVLPEFMTELSKLQYLNLNGSSHISTLPESMGKLWCLKYLGLSDCSGISKLP